The Thermodesulfobacteriota bacterium genome contains the following window.
TCCAAGCTTGATCAATTTCGGTCTCCATGTTGCAGAACTAGTGATATATAAACAACAGTGAAAATTTATTTTTCATTAAACCAGAAATTAAAGTCTAATTTCTATTCCGTTTTCTTTTAAATACCTTTTGGCTTCAAATATTGAATATTCACCATAATGGAAAATAGATGCAACCAAGACAGCATCTGCCTCTCCCAAAGTAATTCCATCATAGAGATCCTTCAGATTTCCAGCACCACCTGATGCAATTACCGGAATACCAACCGCTCTGGAAACAGCCTCAGTTAGTTTCAAATCATATCCATTCTTTGTCCCATCCATATCCATACTAGTAAGAAGTATTTCACCCGCACCAAATAACTCCATTTTCTTCGCCCACTCAACAGCGTCGATTCCCGTAGGATTTCTCCCCCCATGTGTATAGACCTCCCAATTTGAATCGGAAACGCTTCTTGCGTCTATAGCAACAACAATACATTGACTACCGAATTTCCCCGCAGCTTTTTCAACAAAGTCAGGTCCTTTGACCGCCGCGGTGTTAATTGCAACCTTATCGGCACCTGCCAAAAGAAGGTTTCTTACATCCTCAAGGGTTCTAACACCTCCGCCAACTGTTAGTGGTACAAAGACCTCACTAGCGGTTTGTTTAACGACTTCTATCATTATATTTCTTTTCTCATGCGAAGCTGTAATGTCAAGAAAAGTAATCTCATCGGCCCCCTCATCACTATAACGCTTAGCAATTTCAACCGGATCACCTGCATCGCGGAGATTAAGAAACTTCACCCCCTTTACCACCCTTCCGTCCTTAACATCCAAACAGGGAATTATTCTTTTCGATAGCATTTTAAAACCATTGGTTTATTAGGCACTCGGACATAAAAATTAGAAATCAGTGATGATATTGA
Protein-coding sequences here:
- the hisF gene encoding imidazole glycerol phosphate synthase subunit HisF, yielding MLSKRIIPCLDVKDGRVVKGVKFLNLRDAGDPVEIAKRYSDEGADEITFLDITASHEKRNIMIEVVKQTASEVFVPLTVGGGVRTLEDVRNLLLAGADKVAINTAAVKGPDFVEKAAGKFGSQCIVVAIDARSVSDSNWEVYTHGGRNPTGIDAVEWAKKMELFGAGEILLTSMDMDGTKNGYDLKLTEAVSRAVGIPVIASGGAGNLKDLYDGITLGEADAVLVASIFHYGEYSIFEAKRYLKENGIEIRL